The Toxorhynchites rutilus septentrionalis strain SRP unplaced genomic scaffold, ASM2978413v1 HiC_scaffold_342, whole genome shotgun sequence sequence atcgtggaatagtCGCTTTAAGTGCTACGTCGAAGCTTCTCGAGCCAATTATTCTCGAAGAATTGGTTCAAAACTTCGCTCACTGCATTTCGATGGACCAGCATGGTTTCATGTCCAAGTGCTCAACAACTACCAATTTAGTACAGTTCACTTCCTACATCATCCGTGAAATTGTGCAAGAGCATCATGTAGATGCTATATACAGACCTCTCTGCAGCATTCGATAAAATGAATCACTACATTGCTTTGGCTAAGTATGATAGGTTAGGTGTTCAGAACGACCTGCTTGCTTGGCTTTCTTCTTATTTGACTGGTCGAAGCATGTCTGTCAAAATTGCGGACTATGTTGCTCCTTCCTTCCCCGTGACATCTGGCGTA is a genomic window containing:
- the LOC129782017 gene encoding uncharacterized protein LOC129782017 — protein: MVISAGSQLKSSRGSGPDGIPSLVLKRCLIALATPLANTFNLSLRSGDFPSCWKESYVFPIHKKGCKRTVSNYRGIVALSATSKLLEPIILEELVQNFAHCISMDQHGFMSKCSTTTNLVQFTSYIIREIVQEHHVDAIYRPLCSIR